A stretch of the Sulfurospirillum sp. UCH001 genome encodes the following:
- a CDS encoding (2Fe-2S)-binding protein → MTNWLEANDSELVCYCIEIDKKTIVDAIKKGNNTLSKIKESTKACTGSSCKELNPSGECCSKDIKNLIKLYSGKNSNENCSCCCSS, encoded by the coding sequence ATGACAAACTGGTTGGAAGCTAATGATTCAGAATTAGTGTGTTATTGTATAGAAATTGATAAAAAAACTATTGTTGATGCCATTAAAAAAGGAAATAACACTCTTTCTAAAATCAAAGAATCAACAAAAGCTTGTACTGGAAGTAGTTGTAAAGAATTAAATCCATCTGGTGAGTGTTGCTCAAAGGATATTAAAAATTTAATTAAGCTCTACTCAGGTAAAAATAGTAATGAAAATTGTAGTTGCTGTTGTAGTAGCTAA
- a CDS encoding IS3 family transposase (programmed frameshift), whose amino-acid sequence MANKLYTDEFKQEAVNQIVKNGYPIKDTAQRLGVHPDSLKAWIKIYSNPQSTSQHQASKDLSSENRKLKAELKRVTEERDILKKGRSVLCQESKVKYAFIKEYKPFYPVRRMCKALQVHFSGYYAWNKQPESKRDRDNKVVLQHIKEAYEHSGRIYGYRTVTKDLIASGISVNKKRVARLMNIAKLFGAGVKQKKPRYKKGQRHLAPPNHLGQCFNVQEPNHTWVTDITYIKTHEGWFYLAVVLDLFSRKVAGWATSHRMTTQLALKALEMATFRQKPHHEVIVHSDQGSQYSSYEWQALLKKYNLIPSMSRRGNCYDNAVAESFFKTFKRECVKKQIYITREEAQSDIFYYIEMFYNSTRRHSYLGYISPNEFEKRYNEKLNMASQN is encoded by the exons ATGGCAAATAAACTATACACAGACGAGTTCAAACAAGAGGCAGTCAATCAAATTGTAAAAAATGGCTATCCCATTAAAGATACCGCACAAAGATTAGGAGTGCATCCTGATTCACTCAAAGCATGGATAAAAATCTATAGTAATCCTCAAAGTACCTCACAACACCAAGCTTCCAAAGATTTATCATCCGAGAATAGGAAGCTCAAAGCAGAATTAAAAAGAGTCACCGAGGAGCGTGACATTCTAAAAAAGG GCCGCAGCGTACTTTGCCAAGAATCAAAAGTAAAGTACGCCTTCATTAAAGAGTATAAGCCATTTTATCCCGTGCGAAGAATGTGCAAAGCTTTGCAAGTCCATTTTAGTGGTTATTATGCATGGAATAAACAACCAGAATCAAAACGTGATAGAGATAATAAAGTGGTCTTGCAACACATTAAAGAGGCTTATGAACACAGTGGTCGTATCTATGGATATCGAACTGTTACCAAAGATCTTATAGCATCAGGTATCAGTGTGAATAAAAAAAGAGTCGCAAGACTTATGAACATAGCCAAACTCTTTGGTGCAGGTGTCAAACAGAAAAAACCTCGTTATAAAAAAGGGCAGAGACATTTGGCACCTCCTAACCATCTTGGGCAGTGTTTCAATGTTCAAGAGCCAAATCACACATGGGTAACAGATATAACCTATATCAAAACACATGAAGGATGGTTTTATTTAGCGGTTGTATTAGACCTTTTCAGTAGAAAAGTTGCTGGATGGGCAACAAGTCATCGCATGACAACACAGTTAGCTCTAAAAGCTCTGGAAATGGCAACCTTTAGACAAAAACCACATCATGAAGTTATTGTACACTCTGATCAAGGATCACAGTATAGCTCTTACGAGTGGCAAGCACTCCTAAAAAAATACAACCTGATTCCTAGCATGAGCAGGCGAGGCAACTGTTATGATAATGCAGTGGCTGAAAGCTTTTTTAAAACATTTAAGCGTGAATGTGTCAAAAAACAGATTTATATTACACGAGAGGAAGCACAATCAGACATATTTTATTACATTGAAATGTTTTATAATTCAACCAGAAGGCATAGCTATCTTGGTTATATTTCGCCCAATGAATTTGAAAAAAGATATAATGAGAAATTAAATATGGCTTCGCAGAATTAG
- a CDS encoding DUF429 domain-containing protein: MKVIGIDPAPSKKTVIYNDIDGFTEIEADKLKKYLDDEFKNSEEDILICWDAPLTGGKPINFNQKIEKYNPFYQRKIEQLINATVQVKGISTMGYAGCPHWSITQYCLGLPQIFQPEVPQSNLPFQLITEQLTIKQKKSLKGKYVIEVHPALALWLWLKENNKAKTEFDWDYKENKETFNILVRQLLDKFEKPQAVTESTNQANAKYKVEVTVIKDENESVKEKTMTDDHLDAYIAWLLGTLWLKIENEVLLVGNKNTGAMLLPTDKKEEVSKKWQSELEEYK, from the coding sequence ATGAAAGTTATAGGTATCGACCCTGCTCCTTCTAAAAAAACTGTTATTTATAATGATATTGATGGATTCACTGAAATAGAAGCTGATAAGTTAAAAAAGTATCTTGATGATGAATTTAAAAATTCAGAAGAAGATATATTAATATGCTGGGATGCGCCTTTAACAGGAGGAAAGCCAATTAATTTTAATCAGAAAATAGAAAAATATAACCCGTTCTATCAAAGAAAAATAGAACAGTTGATTAATGCCACCGTTCAAGTTAAAGGGATATCCACTATGGGCTATGCTGGGTGTCCTCATTGGTCAATTACTCAATATTGCTTAGGGCTTCCACAAATATTTCAGCCAGAGGTTCCTCAATCTAATTTGCCATTTCAGCTTATCACCGAACAGCTTACGATAAAGCAGAAAAAATCTCTAAAAGGCAAATATGTTATTGAAGTTCACCCTGCCCTTGCTTTATGGCTTTGGTTAAAAGAAAACAATAAAGCTAAAACGGAATTTGACTGGGATTATAAAGAAAATAAAGAAACATTCAATATATTGGTTAGACAATTACTTGACAAGTTCGAAAAACCACAAGCTGTAACGGAATCCACAAATCAGGCAAATGCAAAATATAAAGTTGAAGTTACTGTAATTAAAGATGAAAACGAATCTGTAAAAGAAAAAACGATGACTGATGACCATCTTGATGCTTATATCGCATGGTTATTAGGAACTTTATGGTTAAAAATAGAAAATGAAGTATTGTTAGTAGGCAATAAAAATACGGGCGCAATGCTACTACCTACCGACAAGAAAGAAGAAGTTAGTAAAAAATGGCAATCCGAGTTAGAAGAATATAAATAA
- a CDS encoding HAD family hydrolase has product MSNIIAIIFDFDITLSPKFQQEVIFDDWGVEAKIFWEESAQKIAQGYDMEHAYLKTFIDYGKRDPKYALNNQTLYKYGKKVNLYDGLSRRNGSHSIFDDLQMIVEQEEHKEKNIKLEYYCISGGITEMIQGAFDEHNLSDHFKEIFACSLDEDEHGKLAYIKETVGHTIKTQKLYMIAKGVSPKRGDNPSKVNEVSKNLRIPFENMIFLGDGQTDIPAFSLINKSGGTSIAVYREIKRADGTIDEQATMKPYNEGYHLAIESKRAEQLLPADYSAGKPLKMALLSYVEKMAKRIN; this is encoded by the coding sequence ATGTCCAACATTATAGCTATCATATTTGATTTTGATATTACGCTGTCCCCAAAGTTCCAGCAAGAAGTTATCTTTGATGATTGGGGTGTCGAGGCAAAAATATTTTGGGAAGAAAGTGCCCAAAAGATTGCTCAAGGGTATGATATGGAGCATGCTTATTTAAAAACTTTCATTGATTATGGGAAACGAGACCCAAAGTATGCACTTAATAATCAAACGCTATACAAATACGGTAAAAAAGTCAATCTTTACGATGGCTTGAGCCGAAGAAATGGCAGTCATTCTATCTTTGATGATTTGCAGATGATTGTTGAGCAAGAAGAGCACAAAGAAAAGAACATCAAGTTAGAGTATTACTGCATTAGTGGTGGCATTACCGAGATGATTCAAGGTGCTTTTGATGAACACAATTTGAGTGACCACTTTAAAGAGATATTTGCATGTTCCCTTGATGAAGATGAGCATGGAAAGTTGGCATATATCAAAGAGACTGTTGGTCATACCATCAAGACACAAAAGCTTTACATGATCGCAAAGGGTGTTTCACCTAAAAGAGGGGATAACCCATCTAAGGTTAATGAAGTGAGCAAAAATCTTCGTATTCCTTTTGAAAATATGATCTTCCTTGGAGATGGACAAACCGATATACCTGCTTTTTCCCTTATCAATAAAAGTGGTGGAACATCTATAGCGGTTTACCGTGAAATCAAACGCGCTGATGGCACGATAGATGAACAAGCAACCATGAAACCATACAACGAAGGGTATCATTTGGCGATAGAATCTAAAAGAGCAGAACAACTTCTTCCAGCGGATTACTCAGCAGGGAAACCACTCAAAATGGCTCTCTTGAGCTATGTAGAGAAAATGGCTAAAAGGATAAATTGA
- a CDS encoding GMC family oxidoreductase, which translates to MNYDICIIGSGAGAGPLAYELSHAGKKVVILEKGDIYSEQDFSKDEIAYTKRNIFTPQLSDEYHTIETLEEGKWIKTPTYENNWNFWNGSLLGGSSNFMSGFFHRLKPNDFKLKSIYGMYDGANIEDWPISYEEIEPYYDLVEKIVGVSGHVTEHVHQEPRSTNTYPYPPLAEHPIVEKFDTACKALNFTPFMTPRAILSESKENRNPCYYSNYCGSYACSSGAKGSSRAALIQPALATGNLHIIANAFVVKLETDHTQKVKKALYLTKEGTQKEIKAKLFILAAQAVESSRLLLNSKNAAFPNGLANSSGAVGKNLLFSGGGMGSGEFDLSHFSQEVLLQSGLFVNRALKDWYFTPKFKGGLIDFLFEHSNPIRRANSLKWENDKLIFGQKLQDKIYQTFTTKRVLNFEIFNDWMPNDNCFVSVDEKYKDKYGIPVANIRIGAHPEDVRVGEFLATKAVRLLEQMGAKNISYTISPLPSQNLQAGGCRFGDNPKKHVLNRYCQSHDISNLFVTDGSFMPTGGSVPYTWTIYANAFRVADYIKQILK; encoded by the coding sequence ATGAATTATGATATTTGTATTATAGGTAGTGGAGCTGGAGCTGGGCCACTTGCTTATGAACTTTCGCATGCTGGAAAAAAAGTGGTTATTCTTGAAAAGGGCGATATTTATAGCGAACAAGATTTTTCAAAGGATGAAATCGCTTATACGAAACGAAATATTTTTACGCCACAACTAAGCGATGAATACCATACGATTGAAACGTTGGAAGAGGGAAAATGGATAAAAACACCTACTTATGAAAATAATTGGAATTTTTGGAATGGTAGTCTTTTGGGAGGATCCTCCAACTTTATGAGTGGCTTTTTTCATCGTTTGAAACCAAATGACTTTAAGTTGAAATCTATTTATGGCATGTATGATGGAGCTAACATTGAAGATTGGCCTATAAGTTATGAAGAGATTGAACCTTACTATGATTTAGTAGAAAAAATTGTTGGTGTTTCAGGGCATGTTACCGAACATGTTCATCAAGAACCAAGAAGCACTAACACATATCCATATCCTCCTTTGGCAGAACACCCAATTGTTGAAAAATTTGACACGGCATGTAAAGCTTTAAATTTTACCCCTTTCATGACACCAAGAGCTATTCTGTCAGAATCTAAAGAGAATCGAAATCCCTGTTACTATTCTAACTATTGCGGTTCTTATGCATGTTCAAGTGGTGCAAAAGGAAGCTCAAGAGCTGCTTTAATTCAGCCTGCTTTAGCCACAGGGAATTTACATATTATAGCAAATGCATTTGTCGTAAAATTGGAAACAGATCATACGCAAAAGGTAAAGAAAGCACTCTATCTTACAAAAGAAGGTACTCAAAAAGAGATAAAAGCAAAGCTCTTTATCCTTGCAGCACAAGCGGTCGAGAGTTCACGTTTGCTGTTAAATTCCAAAAATGCAGCATTTCCGAACGGGTTAGCCAATTCTTCAGGAGCTGTTGGGAAAAATCTTCTCTTTTCAGGCGGAGGCATGGGGTCTGGGGAATTTGATTTGAGCCATTTTAGTCAAGAAGTTCTTTTACAATCAGGGCTTTTCGTGAATCGTGCTTTAAAAGATTGGTATTTCACGCCAAAATTTAAAGGCGGATTGATTGATTTTTTATTTGAGCATTCTAATCCAATTCGACGTGCCAATAGCTTGAAATGGGAAAATGATAAATTAATCTTTGGACAAAAGCTTCAAGATAAAATCTATCAAACATTTACAACAAAAAGAGTTCTTAATTTTGAAATATTTAATGATTGGATGCCTAATGATAACTGTTTTGTATCCGTTGATGAGAAATATAAAGATAAATATGGAATCCCAGTTGCAAATATACGAATAGGGGCTCATCCAGAAGATGTCAGAGTAGGAGAATTTTTAGCGACAAAAGCTGTAAGACTACTTGAGCAGATGGGTGCCAAAAATATATCATACACAATCTCTCCGTTACCATCTCAAAATCTTCAAGCAGGAGGATGCCGCTTTGGAGATAACCCTAAAAAACATGTGCTTAATCGTTATTGCCAAAGCCATGATATTTCTAACCTTTTTGTAACAGATGGTAGTTTTATGCCAACAGGAGGAAGTGTTCCTTACACATGGACTATTTATGCGAATGCATTCCGTGTTGCTGATTACATCAAACAAATATTAAAGTAG
- a CDS encoding gluconate 2-dehydrogenase subunit 3 family protein: MKRRTFIALIATSPVFLRINMQAKEIPTHAWKTIASVQDTLLPKTEHMPSAQDINALFYLVSNCSSEYFDANDLDFLIKGASMFHQNFPDFSHKDTESKNKILEIATESDFLEKWLSKLIYYTIEAMFSDPIYGGNTHELGWTSTLHTTGNPRPINKYGRKI, from the coding sequence ATGAAGAGACGAACCTTTATAGCACTTATTGCTACATCACCTGTATTTTTGAGAATCAATATGCAAGCTAAAGAAATTCCTACGCATGCATGGAAAACTATTGCAAGTGTTCAAGACACTTTATTACCCAAAACTGAACACATGCCATCTGCACAAGATATCAACGCACTTTTTTATTTGGTATCGAACTGTTCATCTGAGTATTTTGATGCAAATGATTTAGACTTCCTAATAAAAGGAGCTTCTATGTTTCATCAAAATTTTCCAGATTTCTCGCATAAAGACACTGAATCTAAAAATAAAATTTTAGAAATAGCAACTGAAAGTGATTTCTTAGAAAAATGGTTATCAAAACTTATTTATTATACGATTGAAGCTATGTTTAGTGACCCTATATATGGAGGAAATACTCATGAGTTAGGGTGGACTTCAACCTTGCATACCACGGGAAATCCTCGTCCCATAAATAAATATGGAAGAAAAATATGA
- a CDS encoding DoxX family protein, protein MNMVNIQQSSILLGVRFALAYGFYEPAIRKLEDIQSVADWFSTLGIPLSSPMAYITVGTETLGIILLTLGLFTRWISLPLSVIMIVAIITVHLPNGFSAADGGYEIPLYYLIFLGILSSFGAGKISLDYFFAERRK, encoded by the coding sequence ATGAATATGGTTAATATTCAACAATCGAGTATTTTGCTAGGTGTACGATTCGCATTGGCATATGGATTTTATGAACCAGCAATACGAAAACTAGAAGATATTCAATCAGTTGCCGATTGGTTTAGTACACTTGGTATACCATTATCTTCACCCATGGCTTATATCACGGTAGGTACTGAAACCTTAGGTATTATTTTGTTAACTTTGGGATTATTTACAAGGTGGATTTCATTACCCCTAAGTGTTATTATGATTGTTGCAATCATTACTGTACACCTGCCTAATGGTTTTAGTGCAGCAGATGGAGGTTATGAAATTCCTCTTTACTATCTAATTTTTCTTGGCATACTCAGTTCCTTTGGTGCGGGAAAAATCAGCTTAGATTACTTCTTTGCCGAAAGAAGGAAATAA